gccaaatccaatagaattgaagtaaatagtgactgattcttcaaatgtaaaaacaacagaaaaaaaacattaaacgcctccatactgctcctgtggtgtcatcaagtgtccttaagccccgacatttaaatttaaaatcaaaacggtgtcatttacacatttctttaagcctttttacgtttgaagaagtggtcacaattaaacactgtttacccctgaaactcctaaagtgttttgatgactcagacatttcacccacccctccatcggcatagtggtgagtagataatgagtgaattttcattttttggtgaactatcaCTTTAAGCATTCCATCCTGACCAATAACGTCCTCCACCTGTGTGCGGGCTCTGCAGACCAGAGCACAGTTTGTCTATTTAACCCAATTATCACTCTCTGATAATGAACACGCCCATTTTTGATTAGAGGGTGTTAACTTTCAATTTCATGACATAGAGATTGTTTTAATGATTGACTCTATGTCAGCATCGGCCTCACAAGGTccaagatggtttgaaacactgAGTGGCATTATGGGGCATGTTCAACCCACGAAATGACAATGTTTAATAAATTTGGCATAaactgtgatattaaaaccaccattaatgtaaaataaacatttgctcttgtaactgtttgtgtttgtttttgttacttGCAGCTAAAAGCATTTGCGCTGTCGCCCAGTGGACAGAGACTAGAGAATCCCACCACCATAGAGATAGTGGTGCTGGATCAGAATGACAACAGACCCTTTTTCACCCAGAGCCAGTTTGTCGGTGCTGTCTCTGAGTTCTCTGTCCCAGGTACGTCCATGTGTTATATGTTACATCACTAACCTTTCATTTTCTCACCTTACACACAGTTTCCTAAAAATCCCACGTTACATTTCCTTCCTGAAGTGGCCTGAGTAGCTTTCTGGTTTGAATCCGGGGTctttctttgtggagtttgcatgttctgtgTAGGTTTCCTCTGCGTACCCCAGCCCCCTCACACATCACATTTGACAGATATAATATTTATCACTTTGCTgcataatgtgaataaaactttaatccATAACCTCATCTGTGAACAAGATTTGCGCCTGAGTTgcatcaggtagattttcattggTAATGGTGATGAATCATTGATCCCACGCTGCCATCAGAGCAGGACTTTTCTTAATGTTTAGATTGAGAGACCCCTTGTGGCCGGAGttatatattgtaaatttaACTTAAACGTGTAGTTGCTAACAAAGTCACCAAATCAACTTACATcaaatatgtcagtgttgtgtttacaggcCGAAAAATCTGAAATTGAAGGTTTGAGTAAAATACTCAAATAGCCAAGTAAATATTTTACACCTAGAGACACATTGTCTTTCCATTTTAGGAATAGTATgtttaagtgtatttttttaGTGCAGCCTGCCGCCTCAGCTCACCCTATTATTTCTCATAGGCACATCAGTGATGACAGTCTCAGCCACTGATGCAGACGACCCAATGACAGAAAACGCCTTTCTGAGCTACTCGATCATCGACCAGGAGAGTGATCCTGCCAACGCCTTCAACAAGACCATGTTTGGTATTAACAACGAGACGGGAGCCATCTACACGAGAGACGTCGGCCTGGACAGAGAGGTGAAGTGCAGGTCAACGTTAAGATGCATTTTCTCACATCATTACATCgttcatttcattaaaatgtgctGAATTCTGTTTCAGGTGGTGAAAAGTTTCAGATTGAAAGTGCAGGTTGCTGACATGGGGGGCATGGGACTAACAGGTGTAGGTGTGGCGGTCATACATGTATCTGACATCAACAACCATGCTCCGCAGTTCAGCCCTGTCTCGGTGAGTCTCAAACAACCATACAAGAAGTTTTCCATATTAAATTACATAATGTTAACTTCCTTTATATATTATGAGATACGTTGCTTCACAATGATTTCAATGCTTCGgcctgtgttctgtgtgtgcatgcagtaCAGTATGACAGCAGTGGAGAACAGGCAGGACTACGAGATCGGCCGAGTGAATGTGACGGACAGAGACGATCGGGGAACAGGAAACTGGGAGGCCAAATATTTCATTTCCAATGATCCTGATGGAAACTTCGCCATCGCTACAGACCCCGTCACCAACCAGGGCGTCCTGTCAGTGGTTCAGGTACAGTTTGCAGGAGGAGAGTGTGAGGGAGGGGTCGTGATCATTGTTAGGCATCACACATTTAGACTGTAGAGCCCGACTGGTTTATCTGTTGGACGATAATATTAACTTTCTACAGACATATCGTATCAGCATTTATGTTTCTgaatatgcttttattttacagaataaaacttaagttctatatatttggttgtatttgttttttctctttatttatagttaCTTATAATCAagtttatgattaaactgtaaaaatatcaagcctcagttacatttcattgtcataagggtttgataacatctcaggaatcattgccaataaTTTCCAACATACCGGTATATCGGTTTCAGGAATTTTTTACTCCTTAATATTAGTATCGACATCAGCTCCCAAACCTCCACATCAGTCGGGCTCTAATTGAGACATCACATAAGTCTCAGTTTGATCAAACATGTGGATTCATGTCAAGTATCCACTGTTActctgacaaagacaaatgacTCATCTATGTGTTGTTGTGGGGCCCAGGAATAACAAGAGGTTTTCAAAATGGGTGATGTTGCCCTTTAAATCAAAACATACACTGAGGTCCACAGACACAGCTCAACTCAATACCACCATCTAGTGGTCAGGTTTGGAACTAGAGGTTCCTCATACAAAGATTTTAATTTGGCTTTTCCTACATGTGTGATGGTAAATTAGTtagaaatgactgaaatgttggtttttgctttaaatgtgaatttttgtgaaatgttttccttcATTTAAAAACGGTGTCCTCTCCTGTGTTGCAGCCTCTGGATTTTGAAGCACATAGTGAGTATGTGCTGAGTGTAGTGGTGGAAAACGTCAACAGTCTGAGCAACAAGGCTCCCAACCTCCCAGCGAGCTCTGCTATGGTGGTGGTCAGTGTTACGAATGAGAACGAAGCTCCACATTTCAGGGAGGACCCGATACAGATCGTGGTCCCTGAGTCTGTGGTTCCCGGGACACTCCTGAAGAGCAACATCGCCTTTGACCCTGATAATTCTGAGCTGAGGTATGAAGATACAGCAGAAACACATAGGGACCATTTCCTGTTTATAAAACTGTCAGTAAATAAAAGCAATCCTCCGCTCTCTGTGTGGCAGATATGAGATCGTCAGGGATCCGGAGAAATGGCTGGACATCAACAGAGATACAGGAGATATTAGAGCCAAGAGAACCTTTAACATGAGATCTCCAAATGTTAAGAACCGTATCTACACTGCTGTGGTGAAGGTGACAGGTCAGTTCATCCACTTATTCTGACTCTGTTCCTCTGgcattcaaaatatatatatttgcatcTATATCTGTATTTAATATGACATTTGAGAGTTGCAACAGTTTGAAAGAGTTGCAGGTCGACTGTATCTTGAGGGAAATTTGTCTTGGacacacactgttaaaaaaCAGTAACAAACTTACATGCACtggctgtcacacacacacacacacacacacacacacacacacacacacacacacacacacacacacacacacacatacatatgtttctgaattaatcaatttataaagcaagagacagaaaaagagcaTTTAACTGccttaaaatataataaaagatgGCAGGTCACTACACGAATATCAACATATCTGATTTGAAATTGTAGATCTTGCCagttgatttgagttgaaaACGTGAGGTTCTGgttaatgtttggttttcaccTCCTTTATGAGGAATTAATGTCTCATTACTAACTTTCATTAACTTGTATTTGCATttgaagagagaaaagcagacaTAATTGATTGTTGTGGACGTTGATAATAAAAAGTTGGCTCAttgctgtgtatttatgtttctcCCTGTAGACGGTGGTGGTGTGTCGACCACAGCCACAGTCGTCATCACACTGAAGGAGACCAATGACTTCCCCCCTCAGCTCTTTCCTCTGAGCGGCTCTGTGTGCAGGGGTGCACACCGGACACGTTCTGGTCTGATGGTGACGGCGGTGGATGAGGATCTTCCTCCGCACGCTGCACCCTTCACCTTTGAAATGTCCAATTATCTGTCAGTCAACTGGACTGTTGTTCAAGTCAATGGTAAGGGTGAGAGTGAGGGGGGGGTAGCTGTGGATTTGTATAAAGGATGTTTAGTCTCCTCCTGATGTCAAACCTCATTCAAATTTTTTCTCATCTTCAGATACTCATGCTGTGCTTCAGCCCCTGGTGGAGCTGGAGACAGGAGAGTATGCAGTCACGGTACTGGTGTCAGACTCCGGCAGCCCAACTCTGAGCGCCTACGCTCAGGTCAACATCACCGTGTGTCCCTGCGACTCCTTCGGAGACTGTAAGTCTGAGGCAGGGGCTGTCTCAGGCTCCAGTGTGGGAATCAGCTTCATCGCTCTCATTATCATCATGGCCTGTGTTGCACTCCTACTGTGTAAGTCCTCTTAAAGAAGCATGAGTCTAGTTTCAGATGCTTTCAAACCTTTGGGCTGATGTGTTGTTTGAACAAAACGCTAAAGACATGTCGACTTTGGACTGTTGATGACTTGGTTGGATTTCTTTCTTGATGATAGATGCGATAAATCAATTAATAGAGAAAATATCTTCAAATTCAAT
This genomic stretch from Hippoglossus hippoglossus isolate fHipHip1 chromosome 3, fHipHip1.pri, whole genome shotgun sequence harbors:
- the cdh15 gene encoding cadherin-15, with product MGATTLMVCLLGALLGQAWSAAEHHRNEEELPPQALYPWRNQGRGLVRVRRDWIIPPIRVLENSKQVPENLVQIKSDKIFTGEVIYKLEGPGVDQDPKNLFEIDDITGMIRSKRPLDRERYRSFTLKAFALSPSGQRLENPTTIEIVVLDQNDNRPFFTQSQFVGAVSEFSVPGTSVMTVSATDADDPMTENAFLSYSIIDQESDPANAFNKTMFGINNETGAIYTRDVGLDREVVKSFRLKVQVADMGGMGLTGVGVAVIHVSDINNHAPQFSPVSYSMTAVENRQDYEIGRVNVTDRDDRGTGNWEAKYFISNDPDGNFAIATDPVTNQGVLSVVQPLDFEAHSEYVLSVVVENVNSLSNKAPNLPASSAMVVVSVTNENEAPHFREDPIQIVVPESVVPGTLLKSNIAFDPDNSELRYEIVRDPEKWLDINRDTGDIRAKRTFNMRSPNVKNRIYTAVVKVTDGGGVSTTATVVITLKETNDFPPQLFPLSGSVCRGAHRTRSGLMVTAVDEDLPPHAAPFTFEMSNYLSVNWTVVQVNDTHAVLQPLVELETGEYAVTVLVSDSGSPTLSAYAQVNITVCPCDSFGDCKSEAGAVSGSSVGISFIALIIIMACVALLLLLLLLAVAATTCGRRHHIKKGGGLLVGESEDDIRDNVINYDEQGGGEEDENAFNIDMLWTPHDAPSTPGSYCPVPRVPRGKQPLRMDAPHNLPSPIYPRRPPADPTDIEDYINDGLEAADNDPNVPPYDTALIYDYEGEGSLAGSLSSIASGSSDGDQDYDYLNNWGPRFQKLANMYDPR